Sequence from the Caretta caretta isolate rCarCar2 chromosome 8, rCarCar1.hap1, whole genome shotgun sequence genome:
AGGAGTGAAAATATTCCATGTATGTCCACAATTTGGTAGTCAGATGAATGTACAGCTCTGAATTGAGTTTGTAGTTTCAAAAGTGTAGCCACTTAATCCTTGAGgttccaaacatttttttaaaggaaagctgcaGTGATCAGTTCTAAGAACTTAGCTTAATGTATGCAAATATTGGATGGAGTATATATATATGGATGGAGTCTCTATTTTGGATTATATGGATGGAGTCTCTATTTTGGTCATTAATACCAAGTTTTTAATCATTATGAAAGGTGGTTGCGTAATACACAGGGACATAAAAGGACCAGACAGAGAACTTTAACATATTCATGGCCAGTTTCCTTCGCTGATCCAATTCTGCAaaactttttccttttgttttctcgTCAGTTCCCAAGTTCTCAAGAGCTGCCCAGGCACAGATACGAGAATCCAGCAATTGGTTAGTTCTGTCTGCCTCAGTGATTCAGTCTCATGTCTTTCCCTGGGTGACCAATTCTGCATAGTTCCTTGCAGGTCTGATTACTTCCACCATGGTAACAGCCATGGTGGACATAACTTTCTTAATGACGACAACTTTTTTTAGTGCCAGCAGGTGGAGTAAATACAGGATGGAAAGCAGTGGGAAGGGAAGTATTTGACATGGAGAAGAGAATTCCTGCTAGCAGCTGACAGGTGAGGTGACTTGGGTGCAACCTGGAAGAAGGGAAGAGACTAGGGGCTGAATTTGAGACTACGAGGCGGAAGGTGGACAAACCATTTGTATTTACCTTAAATATAGAGGTGGAGGAAAACTAAGGAGTCAGCAGGGCTTCTTTTGCAGCTGAGAACAGGAAAGattgcagggaagaggcagaattGAGGAGAGCAGAAGGGAAAGATGTTAAGGGATTGGGGAACAGCAACAATGGACAGGATGGAGAACAGTGAGCTTggaaatgtgaaataaaaatatgaaaataaatgtacaggaaaaaatatttagagctgaaactgaaataaatagaTCCCTGGGATGAAAAGGGAACCAAGGTAAACCAACGCAGGGGAGGAAAAAATCTAGAATAGAAAATAAAGGAAAGGCTGGAATTTGATAGAAATGAAGTAAACTATAAAGAAattaactattaaaaaaaaaaaaaggaatattttttcctctttggcCTGAGCAAGTATCCACTATTCTGGGCCTTGCACAGTTGTTTccgttaggaggagaaattgatgatgtgagtcagatatttctttggtgcaatcctgtttatttacagtgAATGTACACACACTCCTATTTCCCAGGGCTCAGTAAGAAGAAGCAACAGCAGGGAGTTTCGTTGATCACAATTTCCAAATCTACTTCTCCAGTGATTTTTGTGTCCAAGAAGCTGTGTGTGGGGAAACCCCGTTAATCTCCCTGAAATGGTTTTGCTCAGACCTTGTCATGTGGTCTCTTGCTGTGGGTGGTAGCTTCTGTTGTTTCCAGCTGTTTCACTATATAAGGGGCATTTAATTGTTCCGTCAATTAGAGCGTGAAAGAAGGGTATTTAGCACACTCCATAATTTGAACCAGGTCTGCAATTTTCTGTAGATTAAACAACTGCTTGATGGTAGCCATTAATACCTTCCAGCATACCACTGTATATAAAGGGGAAGtaatgaaacagaacaaaaaatgaggacaaattttgtttaaaaaaataattttgagctATTTTGTCTCCTAATGATCTACATGTGGAGGCCTTTGTTGTGTGTGGCTTTCCTCCTGCCCATGTGGAAATGGGGCAGTGCTGTCTCCAAGGCATAACATCAGTTTCTCCATACCCTGCAAACTCCATGGATTTTGTCAGGATTGGCTAGTTTCTGCTTAATTTGCACCCCCATCCCTCAACAAAAGACAATATAAATTAATGTAGACAGTTTGTAACTTGCACTATTTCCCTTTCAGCTGTTTGAGAAAATCCATAATGAGTTGGGCTCTTGGAGCAGCTGAGGTCTGGGGAGTTGGGCTCTTGGAGCAGCTGAGGTCTGGGGAGCCACTGGCAGCTTGCCACTTGGCTTCTTGTCTGACTTCACTTCCTGAATGGAAGAACTCAAACTCCCCTACTTTTGTATAGTAATTCTCACACAAGGAAGAAGGGGCACTTTTAATTAATCTAGTTACTTTATCACTTTTGTTATAATTCATGAAACGGTATCATTTTACACTGAAAAAGATTCAACATATATTGACATTGTTTCCACACTGTTACACACTGGCTAGTTAGTATCCTCCTGGACTCCTTTTACAACTTCCAAAATATGAGGGCAGGGTTGctgcttacaaatatttgtagGACTCTTTCTGACCCCAGTAAAAAGACCTGATGATTCAAAAATATGCTGGACCAGATCTAGTGAGTGAGTTGGTTCTCAGTTGTCAACTTCTATTTAGTGATGCATCTCTGCAGGAAGCCTAGTTTGATTATGTACATTAGGGCTTGGAAGTATGAGCTTCGACATTCAAAATTATTATGTGGATCCATCCAAGACTGAGGTGCAAgctggatgaggtaatattttttattggaccaacttctgttggtgagagagacaagctttcaagctacacagaactcttcaggtctgggaaatgtactcagaatgtcacaggtAAATACAAAGTGAATACACCAGGTTGAGGTGTCagcagaggagattttggaacaaactgatcaattaaatagtaataagtcatcaggaccagatggtatttgcccaagagttctgaaataaACTATCACTTAAATCAATCTCTGTACCAGACAACTGGAGGATAGCTTATGTAATGCTGAtttgaaaaaagggaaaaaaaagactccagaggcgatcttggcaattacaggctttTAAGCCTAagttcagtaccaggcaaattagttgaaactgtagtaaaaaagaaaattatcTCTCTCACAGATAAATATAATATGTTGGGGagagaaaagtcaacatggcttaaccctcctaagcttatctttaccagcttaggtcaaaacttccccaaggtacaaaatattacacctgttatccttggaatggccgctaccaccaccaaactaatactggttactggagaagagctgtttggacgcgtctttccccccaaaatacttcccaaaaccttgcaccccacttcctggacaaggtttggtaaaaagcctcaccaatttgcataggtgaccacagacccaaacccttggatctgagaacaatgaaaaagcattcagttttttacaagaagacttttaataaaaaatagaagtaaatagaaataaagaaatcccccctgtaaaatcaggatggtagatatcttacagggtaattagattcaaaaacatagagaacccctctaggcaaacccttaagttacaaaaaagatacacagacagaaatagttattctattcagcacaattcttttctcagccatttaaagaaaacataatctaacacatgcctagctagattacttactaaaagttctaagactccattcctggtctatccctggcagaaaccagcatacagaccgacacagaccctttgtttctctccctcctcccagcttttgaaagtatcttgtctcctcattggtcattttggtcaggtgccagcgaggttacctttagcttcttaaccctttacaggtgagaggagctttcccctggccaggagggatttcaaaggggtttacctttccctttatatttatgacagttcagtaccaggcaaattagttgaaactgtagtaaaaaagaaaattatcTCTCTCACAGATAAATATAATATGTTGGGGagagaaaagtcaacatggcttttgcaaagggaaatcatgcctcgccaatcAATTAGAATTcattgagggtgtcaacaagcatgtagaaAAGGATGATCGAgtgcatatagtgtacttggactttcagaaagcctttgccagAGTCCctgaccaaaggctcttaagcaaactaagcaattatgggataagagggaaggtcctctcatgaattaaaagacagaaaacaaaggataaaaataaattgttcacTATGGAGAGAAGTAAAGAGTGGtgcccccaaggatctgtactaggaccagtactgttcaacatattcataaatgatctgaaaaaaggggtgaaTGCTGAGGTGTCAAAGTTGGCAAactatacaaaattactcagatagttaaatccaaagctgactgtgaagagttataagggatctcactaaactgggtgagtGGGTGACGGAAtagtagatgaaattcagtgttaagtgtaaagtaatgcacattgaaaaataatccaactatacatacgatatggaaaagagacgactaaggggggtgggggaggatatgagagaggtctataaaatcatgagtggtgtggagaaaatgaataggtaagtgttatttaccccgccttttaacacaggaactaggggtcacccaatgaaattaataggcagcaggttgaaaacaaacaagaaaacatACTTCTTCACagaactcacagtcaacctgtggaacttgttgccaggcgatgttgtgagggccaaaattataactgggttaataaaacaattagataagttcatgaaggacagGTTCATCAACGGCTATTAACCACTGTTGTCAGGCCTGCAATCCTATGCTCTGAGTGTTCCTAAACATCtaactaccagaagctgggactggacaacagggggtggatcacttgataattgctaaggttaagattttgtctcacttatttttagtaaaagtcatagacaggtctcaggcaataaacaaaaatttgaGGGAGccagtgacctgtctgtgacttttactaaaaataactgggaGGAGGGCaaatgggggaagaggaaggaatgaCAACTGGAGCcctatgcgggggggggggaagggactgacagcctgagccccaccaccacagtGAGGTGTAAAGCCTAGCTGAAGTcacgggggtggggcgggggtgcacacagccccagctctcGCCTAGCTGTGGGGGGCTGGTAGGGGAGCATAtggctctggccccagctgcagccactgacagctgaagccaaagaaaTCACGGAGGTCTGATAAAGttacagaatctgtgacttccgtgacttccatgactaaattgtatccttaataattgccctgttctgttcattccctttgaagcatttggcaaccggccactgtcagaatattgagctagatggacctgtggtctCACTCAGTCGCTGTtattatttaggtttcagaggaacagccgtgttagtctgtattcgcaaaaagaaaaggagtacttgtggcaccttagagactaaccaatttatttgagcatgagctttcgtgagccacagctcacttcatcagatgtttaccgtggaaactgcagcagactttatatacacacagaaatcatgaaacaatacctcctcccaccccactgtcctgctggtaatagcttatctaaagtgatcaacaggtgggccatttccagcacaaatccaggttttctcaccctccacccccccacacaaattcactctcctgctggtgctagcccatccaaagtgacaactctttacataatcaagtcgggctatttcctgcatagatcaaggttttctcacatcccccccacccccatacacacacaaactcactctcctgctggtaatagctcatctaaactgaccactctccaggtttaaatccaagttaaaccagaacatctggggggggggggtaggaaaaaacaagaggaaacaggctaccttgcataatgacttagccactcccagtctctatttaagcctaaattaatagtatccaatttgcaaatgaattccaattcagcagtttctcgctggagtctggatttgaagtttttttgttttaagatagcgaccttcatgtctgtgattgcgtgaccagagagattgaagtgttctccgactggtttatgaatgttataattcttgacatctgatttgtgtccatttattcttttacgtagagactgtccagtttgaccaatgtacatggcagaggggcattgctggcacatgatggcatatatcacattggtggatgtgcaggtgaacgagcctctgatagtgtggctgatgttattaggccctgtgatggtgtcccctgaatagatatgtgggcacaattggcaacgggctttgttgcaaggataagttcctgggttagtggttctgttgtgtggtatgtggttgttggtgagtatttgcttcaggttgcggggctgtctgtaggcaaggactggcctgtctcccaagacttgtgagagtgttgggtcatcctttaggataggttgtagatccttaataatgcgttggaggggttttagttgggggctgaaggtgacggctagtggcgttctgttattttctttgttaggcctgtcctgtagtaggtaacttctgggaactcttctggctctatcaatctgtttctttacttctgcaggtgggtattgtagttgtaagaaattAAGAAATCAGAAAGTTTCAAAACTATTGTCATGTAAactttatatttttacatttaccTTTTTATGATTCCCTTAATGCTACGTTTAACTGCTGCTAAATTTGAAGTGTCTGattttcagtgttttaaaaaGTGTAGAAGAGCCCTTCACTTTTAGCCTGGTTCATGTGTAGAGTCCAGcagaaggaagggaggaggagggatgtcTCATCCACTTTTCCTCTCCCAAGCCTTCTCCTCACCCCATCACCGGCTGCAAGCAAGTGGGAAAGGAGAGGAGTCAAAATTCCTTTCCTTTGCTCCTCTTGTGGTGCAGCTAGGTGTTACTCAGAGCTGAGCCTAAAGGCTCAATCTAGTTCTAACACATTTTGTTGTAGCAATTTACAATAGCAAGTGAttggaatatattttatattgcaCTAAAGTACTGCTTTATATTTCTCTTAAATCCCTCGACTGGAGGAATACAGTATCACTGCTGTACCAGTGTATTTCGTAGTTACGTTGCTTCAGTTCAGTATGCAGTTCCAATTTCTAGAGATTTGTCATTCAGCCTTGCAAatttgcttcaggctgaattTGAAATACAAGGTGTTAACCCAGGAGCAACTTTTGCCAGATTTGGTCTGTGGTTTGATGTAGCAGAATTACAAGAATTAGTAATTAGATACTTTATTCTATTTTATTCACTCTCTAAAACCAAACCTGTGACAAATGTATTTTGCTAGCCCTTAACTAAATTGTGCTGTGCTGTATTGGTGTATGATTGGGTATTTTCTGAATATACTGAATGTTTCAATTTTGTGTTAAAAATGTGTCTAGTGTGAATGTAATAATTTTACTTTATGCTCATTTTGTATCATGGAATGACTAAACACATATATTTAATGGATCCATAACCAGAAGAGGAATAATATCATGAATATGTATTGGTATTACATAAATCAGTTAATTGAGTTTAAAAAATCTGTGGACTTTAACAGTACAACGGTCTGTTACATTGTCTCAGACTCGCCTACTGAAAGAAAATTATTCTGacccaaaatctttttttaataacTTACTAAGTATACAATTAGACATCTTGAATTATTTTAGGGACATATTTTAAGTTACCCCTTTAAAATCCATTGGtaatcccccccccttttttttacaTTAAGCTAAAACAAATAATTGGTTAATGTTAAATCACTTAAACGTTTAGAAGCAATGGATGTTAGTTTCATTCCTAACAAATACTGTGAGAATAACTTTCTCAACATTGTATTTAGGTATTGCAGTAGATAATGTTGCATACTCCATAAATATACTGTGCTGAGACCTCTTCATATCTAGACATAATAGAGCGAATTAATTAGGTAGTTTCAGCCTTAATTTTAAATGTCTTTGCATTTGGGTATTTATTTTGGATCTTAAACGTtgcttaaatgtattttttattattctgtAGTTATGTTAACTTAACTACATTTGTCTTGTATAAATAGTTCAGCAATTTGAATTGATAAGAGGGTAGAAGCTGATTTTAAACTTTTACAGATCAAAAAAGaagcatatttttttattttaaaacaatcaatTTGACTTTATGAAGGTTAGCACTTATTTGTTTAATAATTAATAGGTCTTTCCTGCCAATAAGAATTAATTACTGCTGACTTCTTTAACTGGTGATTGTTATAGTAATATTATGGTAGTTTCTATGTGGTATGCAACGGTTTTTTGCTAATCTGCAGGATATAACCCTATGGAAGTACTAGAAGGGAAGCCTCTTTCAGAAGTTTCCAAATGCCATTAATATATTACAGGGAAATGGTCAGTTCCATTGTCTTAATTTGTCATTCTTATTTGCCTCTTGCTGTGTAAGCCTGCATTGTGCCTGGCAACTGTTACCTAGTGACAATTTCAGCTGCTTTAGCCATTGGCTGTGCTGTTGATTGGGGCAGAAGGACCGAGTCACCTTTCTGATAGTGAGTTCTTCTGCATCAGCTAAGGATAAAGAGGAGCAGCAGGCTCAGGTGCAAGCAATAATTTTGAGAGAGAATGTGAGAAATAGTGACAGCATCCTTGTAACTGCCTCACAGTAAATAGGACTTCTGTATCAAGCAGTTCACCGTAGCAGCTGATAAGAATGAACGTAGGTGAGAAACATCGGTTTATTGATGTagcaagagaattttttttaaaaagtagtgatTTTGTAACAGATTAAGTTACTTATAGACAGAGAGAATGAACAACTGGCAAGTGTTTTGGGGATGTTATAAAATCAAAAAGACCCTTCTGTACAGCATGATGGTACATCTTGGAAAATTAACTTCAAAAGAATGCTTTCTATCAAACTACTGCATCAGAAGTGGAGAAAATGCTTCTTTTCTAGTGAATGAAATTCCTTCAGAAGGAGCAGCGAAGACTATCAAAAGCACCAGTGAGATGTCAGTACTTTTAAAGGGACGTTAAACAAATACTAAAATAATATctaaatgaccttgacaaatctTTTTATTTGGATTGATTAATTCTTGTCTGCCTCTTCATTATCTCAGGAATTCTAGGATTAAAGATATTTTTAgtatttctgggtttttttaaaagcaagactGTGTACATTTAGTAACCTAGCTAATGGTCCTTGCACTAATCAAGCAGTTACTCAAAAATGAATACAGAAGAGGCTTTCTTTAACATATGGCTGCTCCATAACTGCAAATACAATTAACAGGTAATGTCCAGCTATTAGAAGATCTGGTTTTTAAAGCAGTGATTTATCATGCTAATCATCTAATAAAAACCGAAAGTCTGTGGCAGCCTAGAAGCTGAAGCTGAATGACAGAATATTGGAGTAAGCAATGGCAGCTTTTCTAGTCTGATCAGCATTTCATTAGCTTCACAGCAGAATGCAGATGGAAGTTTCTGTTCTTGTTGTATGGAGCTTGTGAAAGGATTCAGGTGTTGCTACAAAGGTGAGAAATACCATGGATATACCTATGAACTTCACTGTACTGATCCACTGTAGCAGATATGGCATTATTtctgaagaaaattatttttgattatcACTGCTGAAATGAAATGCAAGAAGGATTTGTTTTGTCTGTGAGGACCTTGGATTATGCTGCTGACATTGATAGTTGGAGTGGACCGTAACTGTTTAAAAGAGCTTTGAATACTGACTTAAAGCTCCAAAATTTATTCttacatttttctgatttttaagtGAGTACACATGATCTTCCTCATTGTACAGGTAGATTTATGTTTTCCTTCCTGGAAGTCAGAGGACAAACCTAGCTTTCCCCATACCTTTCTCCCTCCAAATAAAATTCATTATTCATACACAAACTGTGGTGAGTCTATTGGAATTAACCTGGAcagaaatgttttcctttcctctctaATGAATAGGATAGATGAAGCAAAGATCTCCTGAACGGAGCCAAAAGACACAGCACGATACGGTGAACTTTTCCTTGGTTTTCCAGACAttctgtgatttaattatttaaatgaacATAAAGCATTAATTCATTTCTAAAGATTGCTGATTCAGGAAACCTGTGTTGTATTGAgacatttctcttttttttatttgtatttttttagcTAATTCCAAAGAAACTGCCtttctcaggaaaaaaacaatcacagaattttttttgaagCAGTTGACTTTTTCCtgtcccccccccttccttttttttgttttgtttttattttcatcttccacaaatacagtaaaaagaacCTGTTTTCTTTagaagtgcctttttttttttttggtaaagatGGAGAGCACTGGAGGAAACTCATCAGTGgcctttttggcttttttttttctttcctcaaaGCTAAGGTGTGTCAGAGCGTTGCATTGATGCTAAAGGGGCATCAACAGCTATGAGACTGTAACCTCCCTGATAGAAGCACTGGCAGTGTCTACAAAGAGAGATGATGAGACTCTGAAACAGAGTTTAGCTGATGTTGGGCAGGTCACCTGCTCACTGTAGCTCTGATTGCAGTGTTCCCTAATCCCAAACCATGAACCACTCCAGATGGACTGAATGGAGGACTCTGAACATGAGCAGTATCATTGTGAACGTGTCTGAGCATCTCTCCTGTCCGCTAGGATTTGGCCACTACAATGCAGTCGACATCTGCATCCTTGAGACGGTTATTATTGTTTTGCTAACATTTTTAATTATTGCTGGTAATTTAACTGTAATATTTGTCTTTCACTGTGCTCCGCTCTTACATCATTATACCACCAGCTGTTTTATTCAGACTATGGCCTATGCTGATCTTTTTGTTGGAGTTAGCTGCCTGGTTCCTACATTATCATTGCTTCACTATTCTACAGGTGTCCATGAGTCCTTGACTTGTCAGGTTTTTGGATATATCATCTCTGTGCTGAAGAGTGTCTCCATGGCATGTCTTGCTTGCATCAGTGTCGACCGCTATCTTGCTATTACAAAACCTCTCTCCTATAATCAACTGGTCACGCCTTGTCGCTTGAGAATCTGTATCATTTTGATCTGGATATACTCTTGTCTGATCTTCTTACCTTCCTTTTTTGGTTGGGGAAAACCTGGTTACCATGGTGATATTTTTGAATGGTGTGCTACCTCCTGGCTCACCAATGCCTATTTTACTGGCTTTATTGTGTGCTTACTGTATGCTCCAGCTGCTTTGGTAATATGCTTCACATATTTCCACATCTTCAAAATTTGCCGGCAGCACACCAAAGAGATAAATGACCGGAGAGCTCGCTTTCCTAGCCATGAAGTGGATGCTGCGGGAGAGACTGGGCACAGCCCTGACCGCCGCTATGCCATGGTTTTATTTCGGATAACCAGTGTGTTTTACATGCTTTGGCTCCCCTATATCATATACTTTCTGCTGGAGAGCTCTAGGGTGCTGGAAAATCCAGCACTTTCCTTCTTAACAACATGGCTTGCTATAAGCAATAGTTTCTGCAACTGTGTGATATATAGCCTCTCCAACAGTGTTTTCAGGCTGGGACTCCGGAGACTGTCAGAGACAATATGTTCATCTTGTATGTGTTTAAAAGACAAGGATGTACGGGACCCCAAACCTAGAAAACGGGCTAATTCCTGCTCCATTTAAAGAAAActgggacaactaatgaaatgcAATCTGACATTGGGTTTGGATAGCATTTGTTACATCTGGAAATTTGCcacaacagaaatatttacttgAATAGTTCCTAGGACATGAGATGGGGTTTGCAAGTGATTCGTAATAAAGGAAAAGGTTGCTATTAAAGGGCACTGAAAGGGTACACAAATTATAATGAATATGGGTC
This genomic interval carries:
- the GPR52 gene encoding G-protein coupled receptor 52 is translated as MNHSRWTEWRTLNMSSIIVNVSEHLSCPLGFGHYNAVDICILETVIIVLLTFLIIAGNLTVIFVFHCAPLLHHYTTSCFIQTMAYADLFVGVSCLVPTLSLLHYSTGVHESLTCQVFGYIISVLKSVSMACLACISVDRYLAITKPLSYNQLVTPCRLRICIILIWIYSCLIFLPSFFGWGKPGYHGDIFEWCATSWLTNAYFTGFIVCLLYAPAALVICFTYFHIFKICRQHTKEINDRRARFPSHEVDAAGETGHSPDRRYAMVLFRITSVFYMLWLPYIIYFLLESSRVLENPALSFLTTWLAISNSFCNCVIYSLSNSVFRLGLRRLSETICSSCMCLKDKDVRDPKPRKRANSCSI